A portion of the Citrobacter rodentium NBRC 105723 = DSM 16636 genome contains these proteins:
- a CDS encoding tail fiber assembly protein encodes MSDAILDKNNIATQAGNITVYNYDGVTREYISSSVEYLAMGVGIPANSAVDEPPAKKKGKATCRNAAGDGWESVADHRGETVYRIENGEPVEITAPGDYPAGTTTLFPSTPYDEWDGEKWVTDTDAQHAADVAAAEHQKTALLAAAQDTISIWQTELQLGIISDDDKASLISWLSYIKELQTVDTDASPDINWPVAPVA; translated from the coding sequence ATGAGCGACGCTATTCTGGATAAAAATAATATTGCCACGCAGGCGGGAAACATCACTGTTTATAATTATGACGGTGTCACCCGTGAATATATTTCGTCATCGGTTGAATATCTGGCAATGGGTGTGGGAATTCCGGCAAACTCCGCTGTGGATGAACCACCGGCTAAAAAGAAAGGTAAGGCAACTTGTCGCAACGCCGCCGGTGATGGGTGGGAATCTGTCGCAGATCATCGCGGTGAAACCGTCTATCGCATAGAGAATGGCGAGCCGGTGGAAATCACCGCACCGGGAGACTATCCGGCAGGCACCACTACACTGTTCCCATCAACGCCGTATGATGAGTGGGACGGGGAAAAGTGGGTTACCGATACTGACGCTCAGCACGCCGCTGATGTGGCCGCCGCAGAGCATCAGAAAACCGCACTGCTGGCAGCAGCCCAGGACACGATCAGCATCTGGCAAACCGAGCTACAGCTGGGCATTATCAGTGATGACGACAAAGCCAGCCTGATTAGCTGGCTGTCGTATATCAAAGAGCTGCAAACCGTTGATACCGATGCATCGCCGGACATCAACTGGCCGGTTGCTCCGGTGGCGTAG
- a CDS encoding tail fiber assembly protein, whose protein sequence is MNKIYFSQDPVGFYIEGVSAVPSNAIEVSADIYNEFAGVAWPDGKVLGADDSGYPTWIDAPPPSHDELIAQAEAEKQRLIDETNVWINGQQWPSKLALGRLSEDEKAQFNEWLDYLDAVSAVDTSTAPDIEWPTPPEQPAS, encoded by the coding sequence ATGAATAAAATTTATTTCTCTCAAGACCCGGTGGGTTTTTATATCGAAGGTGTGTCTGCGGTTCCCTCCAATGCTATTGAAGTTAGCGCGGATATTTATAATGAGTTTGCCGGAGTGGCGTGGCCTGATGGGAAAGTACTAGGTGCTGATGATTCAGGATATCCGACATGGATTGATGCTCCGCCACCCAGCCATGATGAATTGATTGCACAAGCGGAAGCCGAAAAACAACGGTTGATTGATGAGACCAACGTCTGGATAAACGGGCAGCAATGGCCGTCTAAATTAGCGCTGGGCCGCCTCTCTGAGGATGAAAAAGCGCAGTTTAACGAATGGCTGGACTATCTGGACGCGGTGAGTGCCGTAGACACCTCCACCGCGCCAGATATTGAGTGGCCTACGCCACCGGAGCAACCGGCCAGTTGA
- the tnpA gene encoding IS66-like element accessory protein TnpA, with amino-acid sequence MSIIFSGHYRMEYRTWITEALRLHFEEHLPRVVAGRRLGVPKSTVCSMFVRFRRAGLSWPLPAGMSEQELDACLYGQFSTVPVVRPESTVISETPVVKKRPRRPNFPYEFKIALVEQSLQPGACVAQIARENGINDNLLFNWRHQYRKGGLLPSGKNMPALLPVTLTPEPDNKIPAPAQEPEQINTPSDSLCCELVLPAGTLRLKGKLTPALLQTLIREIKGSSH; translated from the coding sequence ATGTCCATCATTTTTAGTGGACACTATCGTATGGAATACCGGACCTGGATTACTGAAGCTTTACGCCTTCACTTCGAAGAACATTTACCTCGGGTTGTGGCCGGACGTCGCCTGGGTGTACCAAAATCAACAGTTTGTAGTATGTTCGTGCGCTTTCGGAGAGCTGGCCTTTCGTGGCCTTTGCCCGCAGGCATGTCGGAGCAGGAACTTGATGCCTGCCTTTACGGACAATTTTCCACGGTACCAGTCGTACGTCCTGAAAGCACCGTTATATCCGAAACCCCCGTGGTAAAAAAACGTCCCCGGCGGCCCAACTTCCCTTATGAGTTTAAAATCGCCTTAGTGGAGCAGTCACTGCAGCCCGGAGCCTGTGTGGCGCAGATCGCCCGGGAAAACGGAATCAACGATAACCTGCTCTTCAACTGGCGCCATCAATACCGGAAAGGTGGCCTGCTGCCTTCCGGAAAAAATATGCCGGCACTGCTTCCCGTGACGTTAACGCCGGAGCCGGATAATAAAATCCCGGCCCCCGCACAGGAACCAGAGCAGATAAATACACCGTCCGACAGTCTGTGTTGTGAGCTGGTTCTGCCGGCCGGAACTCTCAGGCTTAAAGGTAAACTGACGCCGGCGTTATTACAGACACTTATCCGCGAAATAAAAGGGAGCAGCCACTGA
- the tnpB gene encoding IS66 family insertion sequence element accessory protein TnpB (TnpB, as the term is used for proteins encoded by IS66 family insertion elements, is considered an accessory protein, since TnpC, encoded by a neighboring gene, is a DDE family transposase.): MISLPAGSRIWLVAGITDMRNGFNGLASKVQNVLKDDPFSGHLFIFRGRRGDQIKVLWADSDGLCLFTKRLERGRFIWPVTRDGKVHLTPAQLSMLLEGINWKHPKRTERAGIRI, encoded by the coding sequence ATGATATCTCTCCCTGCAGGTTCGCGTATCTGGCTGGTTGCAGGTATCACCGATATGCGAAATGGCTTTAACGGCCTGGCATCAAAAGTTCAGAACGTCCTGAAGGATGACCCGTTCTCCGGACACCTGTTCATCTTCCGCGGACGCCGGGGTGACCAGATAAAAGTGTTGTGGGCTGACAGTGACGGACTGTGCCTCTTCACCAAACGCCTGGAGCGGGGCCGCTTCATCTGGCCAGTCACCCGTGACGGCAAGGTGCACCTTACTCCGGCTCAGTTATCCATGCTTCTTGAAGGTATCAACTGGAAGCACCCGAAACGAACGGAACGCGCTGGAATCCGCATATAA
- a CDS encoding IS66-like element ISCro1 family transposase: MDTSLAHENARLRALLQTQQDTIRQMAEYNRLLSQRVAAYASEINRLKALVAKLQRMQFGKSSEKLRAKTERQIQDAQERISALQEEMAETLGEQYDPALPSALRQSSARKPLPASLPRETRVIRPEEECCPACGGELSSLGCDVSEQLELISSAFKVIETQRPKLACCRCDHIVQAPVPSKPIARSYAGAGLLAHVVTGKYADHLPLYRQSEIYRRQGVELSRATLGRWTGAVAELLEPLYDVLRQYVLMPGKVHADDIPVPVQEPGSGKTRTARLWVYVRDDRNAGSQMPPAVWFAYSPDRKGIHPQNHLSGYSGVLQADAYGGYRALYESGRITEAACMAHARRKIHDVHARAPTDITTEALQRIGELYAIEAEVRGCSAEQRLAARKARAASLMQSLYDWIQTQMKTLSRHSDTAKAFAYLLKQWDSLNVYCSNGWMEIDNNIAENALRGVAVGRKNWLFAGSDSGGEHAAVLYSLIGTCRLNNVEPEKWLRYVIEHIQDWPANRVRDLLPWKVDLSSQ, translated from the coding sequence ATGGACACCTCACTTGCTCATGAGAACGCCCGCCTGCGGGCACTGTTGCAGACGCAACAGGACACCATCCGCCAGATGGCCGAATACAACCGCCTGCTCTCACAGCGGGTGGCGGCTTATGCTTCCGAAATCAACCGGCTGAAGGCGCTGGTTGCGAAACTGCAACGTATGCAGTTCGGTAAAAGCTCAGAAAAACTTCGCGCAAAAACCGAACGGCAGATACAGGATGCACAGGAGAGAATCAGCGCACTTCAGGAAGAAATGGCTGAAACGCTGGGTGAGCAATATGACCCGGCACTGCCATCCGCCCTGCGCCAGTCTTCAGCCCGTAAACCGTTACCGGCCTCACTTCCCCGTGAAACCCGGGTTATCCGGCCGGAAGAGGAATGCTGTCCTGCCTGTGGTGGTGAACTCAGTTCTCTGGGATGTGATGTGTCAGAGCAACTGGAGCTTATCAGCAGCGCCTTTAAGGTTATCGAAACACAACGTCCGAAACTGGCCTGTTGCCGGTGCGACCATATCGTGCAGGCACCAGTACCTTCAAAACCCATTGCACGCAGTTATGCCGGAGCGGGGCTTCTGGCCCATGTTGTCACCGGGAAATATGCAGACCATCTGCCGTTATACCGCCAGTCAGAAATATACCGTCGTCAGGGAGTGGAGCTGAGCCGTGCCACACTGGGGCGCTGGACAGGTGCTGTTGCTGAACTGCTGGAGCCGCTGTATGACGTCCTGCGCCAGTATGTGCTGATGCCCGGTAAAGTCCATGCTGATGATATCCCCGTCCCGGTCCAGGAGCCGGGCAGCGGTAAAACCCGGACAGCCCGGCTGTGGGTCTACGTCCGTGATGACCGTAACGCCGGTTCACAGATGCCCCCGGCGGTCTGGTTCGCGTACAGCCCGGACCGGAAAGGCATACATCCACAGAATCACCTGTCCGGTTACAGCGGAGTGCTTCAGGCCGATGCTTACGGTGGCTACCGGGCGTTATACGAATCCGGCAGAATAACGGAAGCCGCGTGTATGGCCCATGCCCGGAGAAAAATCCACGATGTGCATGCAAGAGCGCCAACCGATATCACCACGGAAGCCCTGCAGCGTATCGGTGAACTGTATGCCATCGAAGCAGAAGTCCGGGGATGTTCAGCAGAACAGCGTCTGGCGGCAAGAAAAGCCAGAGCTGCGTCACTGATGCAGTCACTGTATGACTGGATACAGACTCAGATGAAAACACTGTCGCGTCACTCGGATACGGCAAAAGCGTTCGCATACCTGCTGAAACAGTGGGATAGCCTGAACGTGTACTGCAGTAATGGCTGGATGGAAATCGACAACAACATCGCAGAGAACGCCTTAAGGGGAGTGGCCGTAGGCCGGAAAAACTGGCTGTTCGCGGGTTCTGACAGCGGTGGCGAACATGCGGCGGTGTTGTACTCGCTGATCGGCACATGCCGTCTGAACAATGTGGAGCCAGAAAAATGGCTGCGTTACGTCATTGAGCATATCCAGGACTGGCCGGCAAATCGGGTACGCGATCTGTTGCCCTGGAAAGTTGATCTGAGCTCTCAGTAA
- a CDS encoding recombinase family protein: protein MAVIGYIRVSTIDQNSDLQRNALISANCDHIFEDRMSGKVANRPGLKRALKRINSGDTLVVWKLDRLGRSVKNLVSLISELHERGAHFRSLTDSIDTSSAMGRFFFHVMSALAEMERELIVERTVAGLAAARAKGRTGGRPKALQPHEREQIARLLDKGHTRKQLSIIYDVGLSTLYRYFPVEAER from the coding sequence ATGGCCGTTATTGGCTATATCCGGGTATCAACAATTGACCAGAACAGCGATTTACAGCGTAACGCGCTCATCAGCGCAAACTGTGACCATATTTTCGAAGACCGAATGAGTGGCAAGGTGGCCAACCGTCCCGGCCTCAAACGCGCTTTAAAGCGCATTAATAGCGGAGACACCCTGGTTGTGTGGAAACTGGACAGGTTGGGACGAAGCGTGAAGAACCTGGTATCGCTGATATCGGAACTCCATGAGCGAGGTGCCCATTTCCGCTCTTTAACAGACAGTATTGATACAAGCAGTGCCATGGGGCGCTTCTTTTTCCATGTGATGTCGGCATTGGCTGAGATGGAAAGAGAGCTGATCGTTGAAAGGACTGTGGCTGGTCTTGCGGCAGCAAGGGCTAAAGGCCGCACAGGTGGAAGGCCAAAGGCGTTACAACCCCACGAACGGGAGCAGATTGCCCGCTTGCTTGATAAGGGGCATACCCGAAAGCAGCTATCTATTATCTATGATGTGGGGCTATCGACACTTTACCGATATTTTCCAGTTGAGGCGGAGAGATGA
- a CDS encoding beta strand repeat-containing protein — protein sequence MGRIYRAAHQSAIGKSDSFTYTLTDAATGNTDSANLYIHINSDNADLEVVWDNLEPSDNAILDTASSNEADATITLAFESETTNTTGTVSVGTPTTTDAFTVDAGDFVTGSLTLSTYAEWITVNASAMTINYVLQQLNADGSWGTRYSDSVVIPAIAMDGGQVLAIDLSTLNLSEGTYRYSITTEQTGNLVGATAGLDLVMNATVVNSTDYVVKSYTEATGNVLSDEGTDGTIDHLSSIYTLMYVQAGDTTADTSLTDYTLVTESGVKVEGQYGTLTIYNNGEYVYQPTATQVSEGAQDVFTYALKGANGVVVTATVTINLGVSIEGVSGGPLVFDGNIADDVFEVYDATFTSMDGKDGYDTLAWKGSTDLVLSDVAQKVSNIEAIDLGQDDVARNVVVDAESVAAITNESNSLYISGQSDDTVTTVGNWTFVSTEVIDSVFYDRYVSTTEDGTQVWLNIPKDVSFMYSPQTVTGGIDVVTDAISVGSELNDVFNVNNTAFKQIDGGDGQDTLVWKGSDTLTLADIAGKVSNIEVLDLGQDGAADMVIIDAASVAAITDAQNTLWLRGESADAITLSGTWLAVGVEIVDTVAYAHYTSTAPDGTTVNLYVDVPIVAGRLTTTGSESASETNDADITAQVTLQHDSIANAGALEAAATSSFTSDTFTVGAASDLQDITIHVSGSGVNGANSVNVNWSLQHYNTVTYQWETVQDGTQAIADGNDLSVSLNGLNAGEYRVVVDATQSGFQNLLWTAYNGLNYNVSANIVSTTAYTVTSSSSIGGSVMDNATDNSLLVKSLTAGIVTGAASYVIVTAAGASVEGTYGTLTLHNDGTYTYTLKADSTIKLSGSQDTFTYVLSDNSSHTLTLTMGVAVDGKQGGELILEGTVGDDSFTIYDTDFQVVKGGDGHDALVWNGSGNLNLNEVASRVHDIELINLQHNGSAATLSLAAEDIIRVTDDANTLYVRGGSEDTIALQGVWERNGETTLNNIDYVLWTHTQPDGTVVNLYVERGVTFVEVANAVTGDVTPNSSDVTVASVSFNGEETVVGNDGATITGNWGTFTIDSNGNYAWTPNASAEHAGVSESYSYTLSNGTTSTLTFTTGINVDGSEGGELVFNGSRADDVFDVYDTDFVMLNGDDGSDTLSWHSSQPLDLSTISAKVKNIEKIDLLDNSVNDSLNVSVQSVLNVTDSQNTLYVDGGNGDTVTLNGSWQSSGVQLVNGISYNLYTATATDGSQVQLYINDDVGIS from the coding sequence TTGGGGCGCATTTATCGCGCGGCGCATCAATCCGCCATCGGTAAATCGGACAGCTTTACCTATACGCTGACCGATGCCGCCACCGGCAACACCGACTCGGCCAACCTCTACATCCATATCAATAGCGACAACGCCGATCTGGAGGTGGTGTGGGATAATCTCGAACCGTCTGATAACGCAATACTGGATACCGCATCCAGCAACGAGGCGGATGCGACTATCACCCTGGCCTTTGAATCAGAAACGACCAACACTACCGGTACCGTTAGCGTTGGAACGCCCACAACCACTGACGCTTTCACCGTGGACGCAGGCGACTTCGTTACCGGTTCGTTGACCCTGTCAACCTACGCGGAGTGGATCACCGTCAACGCCAGCGCCATGACCATCAACTACGTTCTGCAACAACTGAACGCGGATGGCAGCTGGGGCACACGCTACAGCGACAGCGTGGTGATCCCGGCCATTGCGATGGACGGCGGCCAGGTCCTGGCGATCGATCTTTCGACGCTGAACCTGAGCGAAGGCACCTACCGCTACTCAATCACCACCGAGCAGACGGGGAACTTAGTGGGTGCGACGGCAGGCCTCGACTTAGTCATGAACGCCACCGTGGTCAACTCCACAGACTATGTGGTGAAAAGCTACACCGAAGCCACCGGCAACGTGCTGAGCGATGAAGGAACCGACGGCACCATCGACCATCTGAGTTCGATCTATACGCTGATGTATGTCCAGGCGGGCGATACCACCGCCGATACCAGCCTCACGGACTACACGCTGGTCACCGAGAGCGGCGTAAAGGTGGAGGGCCAGTACGGCACGCTGACCATCTACAACAACGGCGAATATGTCTATCAGCCGACGGCGACCCAGGTGTCTGAAGGCGCGCAGGATGTCTTTACCTATGCCCTGAAAGGCGCCAACGGCGTAGTGGTGACAGCAACCGTCACCATTAACCTCGGCGTCTCCATTGAAGGCGTCAGCGGCGGCCCGCTGGTGTTCGACGGCAACATTGCTGACGACGTGTTTGAGGTGTATGACGCCACCTTCACGTCAATGGACGGCAAGGACGGCTATGACACTCTGGCGTGGAAAGGCAGCACGGATCTGGTACTGAGCGATGTTGCGCAGAAGGTCAGCAATATTGAAGCTATCGATCTCGGCCAGGACGACGTTGCCCGCAACGTGGTGGTTGACGCAGAATCGGTTGCGGCAATCACCAACGAGAGTAACAGCCTGTACATTAGCGGCCAGAGCGACGATACCGTGACGACGGTCGGTAACTGGACCTTCGTCTCGACGGAGGTGATTGACAGCGTGTTCTACGACCGCTACGTCAGCACCACTGAAGACGGCACGCAGGTCTGGCTGAATATTCCGAAAGACGTCTCGTTCATGTATTCGCCGCAGACCGTGACGGGGGGTATTGACGTCGTGACCGACGCCATCTCCGTTGGCAGTGAGCTTAACGATGTCTTTAACGTCAACAATACCGCCTTTAAGCAGATCGACGGCGGCGACGGTCAGGATACGCTGGTATGGAAAGGCAGCGATACTCTGACGCTGGCGGATATCGCCGGTAAGGTGTCGAACATCGAGGTGCTGGATCTTGGTCAGGACGGCGCGGCGGATATGGTGATTATTGATGCGGCGTCAGTCGCGGCGATCACCGACGCGCAGAACACGCTCTGGCTGAGAGGCGAAAGCGCAGACGCCATCACGCTCTCCGGAACATGGCTTGCGGTGGGCGTTGAGATAGTCGACACCGTCGCTTACGCCCATTACACCAGCACCGCGCCGGACGGCACGACGGTCAATCTGTACGTCGATGTTCCGATCGTAGCGGGACGACTGACCACGACCGGAAGCGAAAGCGCATCGGAAACCAACGATGCTGACATCACCGCCCAGGTGACGCTGCAACACGACAGCATCGCTAACGCCGGGGCGCTGGAGGCAGCGGCAACCAGCTCGTTCACCAGCGATACCTTTACGGTTGGCGCGGCGAGCGATCTGCAGGATATCACCATCCATGTCAGCGGCAGCGGCGTCAACGGTGCTAACAGCGTTAACGTCAACTGGTCCCTGCAGCACTACAACACCGTCACCTACCAGTGGGAGACGGTGCAGGACGGCACGCAGGCGATCGCCGACGGCAATGACCTGTCGGTCAGCCTGAACGGATTGAACGCGGGCGAATACCGGGTGGTAGTCGATGCCACCCAGAGCGGCTTCCAGAATTTATTGTGGACAGCCTACAACGGCCTGAACTACAACGTCTCGGCGAACATCGTCAGCACCACTGCCTACACGGTGACCAGCAGCTCCAGCATCGGCGGTAGCGTGATGGACAACGCCACGGACAACTCGCTGCTGGTGAAATCGCTGACGGCAGGCATCGTCACCGGTGCGGCCAGCTACGTGATCGTCACTGCGGCGGGCGCCTCCGTGGAAGGGACCTACGGCACGCTGACGTTGCATAACGACGGCACCTATACCTACACCCTGAAAGCCGACTCGACCATTAAGCTGAGCGGCAGCCAGGATACCTTCACCTACGTACTGTCTGACAACAGCTCCCACACCCTGACGCTGACGATGGGCGTGGCGGTAGACGGTAAACAGGGCGGCGAGCTGATCCTTGAAGGCACCGTCGGCGACGACAGCTTTACGATCTACGACACCGACTTCCAGGTTGTAAAAGGAGGTGATGGTCACGACGCGCTGGTGTGGAACGGCAGCGGCAACCTTAATCTCAACGAGGTCGCCAGCCGGGTGCACGACATTGAGTTGATTAATCTGCAGCACAACGGCAGCGCGGCAACGCTCTCCCTGGCGGCGGAAGACATCATCAGAGTGACCGATGACGCCAACACGCTGTATGTGCGCGGCGGCAGCGAAGACACCATCGCGCTGCAGGGCGTCTGGGAACGCAACGGCGAAACGACGCTGAACAACATCGACTACGTGCTGTGGACCCACACCCAGCCGGACGGCACAGTGGTGAACCTGTACGTCGAGAGAGGCGTGACCTTCGTCGAGGTGGCTAACGCCGTCACCGGCGACGTCACGCCGAACAGCAGCGATGTCACGGTTGCCTCCGTCAGCTTTAACGGCGAGGAGACCGTCGTCGGCAACGACGGCGCCACCATCACCGGTAACTGGGGCACCTTCACCATCGACAGCAACGGTAACTATGCCTGGACCCCGAACGCGTCCGCGGAACACGCTGGCGTATCGGAAAGCTACAGCTACACGCTTTCCAACGGGACGACGTCGACCCTGACGTTCACCACCGGCATTAACGTCGACGGTAGCGAAGGCGGCGAGTTGGTCTTCAACGGCTCCCGGGCTGACGATGTGTTCGACGTCTATGACACCGACTTCGTGATGCTCAACGGCGATGACGGCAGCGACACGCTGAGCTGGCACAGCAGTCAGCCTCTCGATCTCAGCACCATCTCCGCGAAGGTGAAGAATATCGAGAAGATCGACCTGCTGGACAACAGCGTGAATGATTCGCTGAACGTCAGCGTCCAGAGCGTGCTCAACGTCACCGACAGCCAAAACACCCTCTATGTGGACGGTGGAAACGGCGACACGGTAACGCTGAACGGAAGCTGGCAGTCGTCGGGGGTTCAACTGGTCAATGGCATCAGCTACAACCTCTACACCGCGACCGCTACCGACGGTTCGCAGGTGCAGCTGTACATTAACGACGATGTTGGCATTAGCTAA
- a CDS encoding TolC family protein has product MNKNKITLIAALLTLSVSAYSRDINSTNEGASGFWGAFNNYQPDGGKAVTAPDNDGLVSTPATRRIGNQHNGINDNAWWSMIHDAVMYHPSIRSEIATLDAAGFNIDVAAAGYLPTLSAGVTSDRQQDEASGHIATVGLSQMLYDFGKTGSAVDEATAKYIEQKSGVLEQIDDIVRKTALALNEAHRYRQLLDIAEQHVLAVNDVWQLTQLRAEAGASSSIDPVQAEARVKEAQAGAHNAAIKLQQQEDHLAFLLGYRQPAQAIPSPTEVFTRALPTDADASLNPTLLKAQAGLAVAQAGLRNAKAQNYPTVSLEMNSNRYLGDISNYQSHDHYNNVYVSVSGKLYQGGALQAQQNASASALAAAQTNVEKVRLSIADEQRGYLTSIDGLQRNIEILNGRLDTITRTRELYKMQYLSLGTRNVLDLLNAEQEISSSQQDLINARHDLWSAEIGYLASSGLARRYFGLENSSLGGFTIEAAQPERR; this is encoded by the coding sequence ATGAATAAAAATAAAATAACGCTTATCGCCGCTTTGCTGACGCTTTCCGTCAGCGCATATAGTCGGGACATCAACAGTACCAACGAAGGCGCCAGCGGATTCTGGGGCGCGTTTAATAACTATCAGCCTGATGGCGGCAAAGCCGTCACCGCGCCGGATAACGACGGCCTGGTCAGCACACCGGCAACCCGCCGGATCGGCAACCAGCATAACGGCATAAATGATAACGCATGGTGGAGCATGATCCACGATGCGGTGATGTATCACCCGTCGATTCGCAGCGAAATCGCCACCCTCGACGCGGCGGGATTTAATATTGACGTGGCGGCCGCCGGTTACCTGCCGACGCTCAGCGCCGGCGTTACCTCCGACCGCCAGCAGGACGAAGCCTCCGGCCATATCGCCACCGTCGGCCTGTCGCAAATGCTCTATGACTTCGGGAAAACCGGCAGCGCCGTTGATGAGGCCACGGCGAAGTACATCGAGCAAAAGAGCGGCGTGCTGGAGCAAATTGACGACATCGTGCGTAAGACTGCGTTGGCGCTGAACGAAGCGCACCGCTACCGCCAGCTGCTCGACATTGCCGAACAGCACGTGCTCGCGGTAAACGACGTCTGGCAATTGACCCAACTTCGCGCCGAAGCGGGCGCCAGTTCCAGTATCGATCCGGTACAGGCCGAAGCGCGGGTGAAAGAGGCGCAGGCCGGAGCGCACAACGCGGCCATTAAGCTGCAACAGCAGGAGGATCACCTGGCGTTTCTGCTCGGCTATCGCCAGCCGGCGCAGGCCATCCCCTCGCCGACAGAGGTCTTTACCCGCGCGCTGCCGACCGATGCCGACGCCTCGCTCAACCCGACGCTGCTGAAAGCGCAGGCCGGGCTGGCGGTAGCGCAGGCGGGACTGCGCAACGCCAAAGCGCAGAACTACCCCACCGTCTCGCTGGAGATGAACTCCAACCGCTATCTGGGCGATATTTCTAACTACCAGAGCCACGACCACTATAACAACGTCTACGTGTCGGTCAGCGGCAAACTGTACCAGGGCGGCGCGCTGCAGGCGCAGCAGAACGCCAGCGCCAGCGCGCTGGCCGCGGCGCAAACTAACGTTGAAAAGGTCCGTCTCAGCATCGCCGACGAGCAGCGCGGCTACCTGACCAGCATTGACGGACTCCAGCGCAATATTGAAATCCTCAACGGGCGGCTGGACACCATCACCCGCACCCGTGAGCTTTACAAAATGCAGTACCTGTCGCTCGGCACGCGCAACGTGCTGGATCTGCTTAACGCTGAGCAGGAAATCAGCAGTTCGCAGCAGGATCTGATCAACGCCCGCCACGATCTGTGGAGCGCGGAGATCGGCTACCTGGCGTCGTCAGGATTAGCCAGGCGCTATTTCGGCCTGGAAAACAGCAGCCTCGGTGGTTTTACCATTGAAGCCGCGCAGCCAGAAAGGAGATAA